The Vibrio navarrensis genome has a segment encoding these proteins:
- the mreC gene encoding rod shape-determining protein MreC has product MKPIFGRGPSLQLRLLFAVIASASLMFADNRLDAFSGVRYFLNSLVAPIQYTADLPRTMFDGVYERFNTQQSLLEGNQNLRREVLRLRSDLLLLDQYKEENLRLRKLLGSSFVRDEKKMVTEVMAVDTSPYRHQVVIDKGRIDGVYVGQPVINEKGIVGQVTFVAAHNSRVLLLTDAKNAIPVQVIRNDIRVIASGNGEIDEIQLEYIPTSTDIQVDDLLVTSGLGGVYPEGYPVAHVTSVEHDTRREFAAIKAKPVVEFDRLRYLLLVWPNEDRQHKVLDANSGDQVTQEVSDGE; this is encoded by the coding sequence ATGAAGCCAATCTTTGGTAGGGGCCCTTCTCTACAGTTGCGTCTGTTGTTTGCGGTGATCGCATCCGCCAGTTTGATGTTTGCAGACAACCGTTTAGACGCATTCTCGGGTGTTCGATACTTTCTCAATAGCTTAGTGGCACCGATTCAGTATACGGCGGATTTGCCACGTACTATGTTTGATGGCGTGTACGAGCGCTTTAATACCCAACAGTCACTGTTGGAAGGCAACCAGAACTTAAGACGTGAAGTCTTGCGTCTGCGCAGTGACTTACTGCTACTCGATCAATACAAAGAAGAAAACCTGCGCTTACGTAAGCTGCTCGGATCCTCTTTTGTGCGTGATGAAAAGAAAATGGTCACGGAAGTGATGGCGGTGGACACTTCTCCGTATCGTCATCAAGTGGTGATTGACAAAGGCCGTATCGACGGTGTGTATGTCGGTCAGCCAGTGATCAACGAAAAAGGCATTGTTGGTCAAGTGACCTTTGTTGCGGCGCACAACAGCCGCGTTTTGCTGCTTACTGACGCGAAAAACGCCATTCCAGTGCAAGTGATCCGCAATGATATTCGTGTGATTGCCTCGGGCAACGGTGAAATCGATGAGATCCAGTTGGAATACATTCCAACCAGTACCGATATTCAGGTGGATGATCTTCTGGTGACTTCGGGCCTTGGCGGGGTTTACCCGGAAGGCTACCCTGTAGCCCATGTTACTTCGGTCGAGCATGATACTCGACGTGAGTTTGCGGCGATTAAAGCCAAACCCGTGGTGGAATTTGACCGCCTGCGCTATCTGCTTTTGGTATGGCCAAATGAAGATCGTCAACACAAAGTATTGGATGCCAATAGCGGTGATCAAGTGACGCAAGAGGTAAGCGATGGCGAATAG
- a CDS encoding rod shape-determining protein, whose translation MFKKLRGMFSNDLSIDLGTANTLIYVKGQGIVLDEPSVVAIRQDRAGSAKSVAAVGHAAKQMLGRTPGNISAIRPMKDGVIADFYVTEKMLQHFIKQVHDNSILKPSPRVLVCVPCGSTQVERRAIRESALGAGAREVYLIDEPMAAAIGAGLRVSEPTGSMVIDIGGGTTEVAVISLNGVVYSSSVRIGGDRFDEAIINYVRRNYGSLIGEATAEKIKHEIGSAYPGDEVREIEVRGRNLAEGVPRSFSLNSNEILEALQEPLSGIVSAVMVALEQCPPELASDISENGMVLTGGGALLKDLDRLLTEETGIPVVIADDPLTCVARGGGKALEMIDMHGGDLFSEE comes from the coding sequence ATGTTTAAGAAACTTCGTGGCATGTTTTCCAATGACCTATCGATCGATTTAGGTACCGCCAACACTCTGATTTACGTAAAAGGACAAGGCATCGTTCTTGACGAACCGTCTGTAGTTGCAATCCGTCAGGACCGTGCTGGTTCGGCGAAAAGTGTGGCTGCGGTCGGCCATGCAGCCAAACAAATGTTGGGACGTACTCCTGGCAACATTTCTGCGATTCGCCCGATGAAAGATGGCGTGATTGCGGACTTCTACGTTACTGAAAAAATGCTGCAGCACTTTATTAAACAAGTGCACGACAACAGTATCCTAAAACCAAGCCCGCGCGTTTTGGTGTGTGTGCCTTGTGGCTCCACCCAAGTTGAACGCCGCGCGATCCGTGAATCGGCGCTGGGTGCGGGCGCACGTGAAGTCTACCTGATTGACGAGCCAATGGCGGCGGCGATCGGTGCGGGCTTGCGCGTTTCTGAACCCACAGGTTCTATGGTGATCGATATTGGCGGTGGTACCACAGAAGTGGCGGTGATCTCGCTCAACGGTGTGGTGTACTCCTCTTCCGTTCGTATTGGCGGCGATCGCTTTGATGAAGCGATCATCAATTACGTGCGTCGTAACTACGGCAGCTTGATTGGTGAAGCGACGGCAGAAAAGATCAAGCACGAAATCGGCTCTGCCTACCCGGGTGATGAAGTGCGTGAAATTGAAGTGCGCGGCCGTAACTTAGCTGAAGGTGTGCCACGTAGCTTTAGCCTCAACTCCAATGAAATTCTCGAAGCGCTGCAAGAGCCACTGTCTGGCATTGTGTCAGCGGTGATGGTGGCTCTGGAACAATGTCCGCCAGAATTGGCATCGGACATTTCCGAAAACGGTATGGTCTTGACGGGTGGTGGCGCACTGCTGAAAGATCTTGACCGACTCTTGACCGAAGAAACGGGTATTCCTGTAGTGATTGCGGACGATCCGCTGACTTGTGTGGCGCGTGGCGGTGGTAAGGCGCTTGAAATGATCGACATGCACGGTGGCGATCTGTTTTCAGAAGAATAA
- a CDS encoding DUF6701 domain-containing protein: MMGRIAFALLVLLASFPSVARDYLLFSGATNADLPTCSSNNWQQSVSGGIRTYHCANGSVSLLSGDNITANSHAILSADAGFSLAGSNTIGSSTTVVDLVSSSGSTTWQGNNNRLFGNYQAADTPVTLNNVDVQGAITTGGAIAIQGGSVSGNVRSNNHGITLENTNVQGAVFASGNILVDGSSVSGSIETPNNALTVTDSTITGSLTANGDIIVTRSDVSGNIKTPNNTLTVTDSTITGSLSANGNIVVTRSDVSGNITTPNNSVAITDANVVGSVSANGNVVIDNTSVTGNLTSTNNQVTLNNGSYVLGDVTAGQPNWGIVNINGGSVVEGNCLYNSVPANACGASALPSAVALYHLEEQVWDGSANEVLDASGNALHGRAVNGAVTALVTPALPTLNNLGTCGYGVFDKSSNQYLEIPDSPLLDFEETLTVSAWVYPKDYPNSGLMSIVSKDGNYEFHLDSSGRVYWYWERSPSGTRSLTSNGAIPRNQWSHITIRYDRNLSNQRQAIFINGQLDSSDNISGSLRTNNLPLQIAQDQNYPGRAFDGFIDEVQIFSQALSNAQILQLYRQRHPCSSGPTLQCFSDSFDSSLSDLWVTSTSKGSFQPGVVNGRLRFTQAVGNQSTSSSYQRLFPARDNLVEVEFDHFAYDGTGADGIAVVLSDARVTPRAGAFGGPLGYGFKPNEPGFAGGWLGIGIDEYGNFSNEGGQGDKPGRRRQSVALRGSGEDETGYRYLAGACNNGTTNTSGSCLSPTVDNNNSGDVHRYKIVVDSRVSNQSQVEILRKVGSGNWQTIVGPLNVLDSQYNQAAVPDDFLLSITGSTGGSNNIHEIDNFQVCALDSSPIDQQIDHFRIIHTGQGVTCSAESVTILACNNADCSELFTDPVQATLSPATVSGGGGWVGGNVINFSGGSTTVELRKNQPGSITLGVSGSSPTTKPFATTLCQTGGGWSASHCSTTFADSGFVIDVPDFIANSSATATITAVKTSDDSLQCVPEFANVDKTIKFWSSYISPDSSSVVGSPAVSINTADIGNSQALVSEIEMSFNASGEASFTLNYPDAGKMQLNALYEGSGAENGLLMVGSDQFVNFPKYLQISASNSQSDNGQCATANTSCDVFAAVGERFDLLVTAYGEGDVVTPNYQHGNMELTHTLVAPALGQAGTLSTASYQQVPIVGGTNTVPQSVSEVGVFNFTVTPQGAFQGSSAYTITAASTGNISRFIPAYFAVSPMTVALEAACSAGVQPFTYLGQSFGFSSDPGVYLYPRSTSGGAIFNYQHSDWWRYDNSWGNRSYLASNGLTIERDPTATPDIVLGTLGATATNYRSVELRDEQIRYVKPFAPMEPFSSDFDLQLTVDDLKDQDGVCYQTSADGPCLPYVFEDIDQSLAQRWGRLLIHDTNGPETNPLSQKVEAQYFSGGIFRTNSDDSCSDLGSVNHFTFDSTDFAVLKSGTATPPEVKATLAPSVLSLGVANINFSAPGLRNRGVIKALLDLETHGLPWLRTYHQQSLSWQQSAVGLAQFGFYSGSNRVIWWRESN, translated from the coding sequence ATGATGGGTAGAATTGCCTTTGCTTTGCTGGTTTTACTGGCTTCCTTTCCTTCCGTCGCAAGAGATTATCTGCTTTTCTCTGGCGCTACCAATGCTGATTTACCCACGTGTAGCAGCAACAATTGGCAGCAAAGTGTCTCAGGTGGCATACGTACTTACCACTGTGCTAACGGCTCCGTTTCCCTCTTATCTGGAGATAACATCACTGCTAACTCACACGCGATCTTATCGGCGGATGCTGGTTTTAGTCTAGCGGGAAGCAATACGATTGGCTCGTCCACGACGGTTGTGGATTTGGTTTCTTCGTCTGGCTCGACAACTTGGCAAGGTAATAACAATCGACTTTTTGGCAACTACCAAGCTGCTGATACGCCAGTCACGTTAAACAATGTCGATGTACAAGGCGCAATTACCACTGGAGGGGCAATTGCCATTCAAGGCGGAAGTGTGAGTGGCAATGTTCGTTCCAATAATCATGGTATTACACTTGAAAACACCAATGTTCAAGGTGCTGTATTTGCGAGTGGCAATATTTTAGTTGATGGCTCGTCTGTCAGTGGAAGTATTGAAACACCAAATAACGCTTTGACGGTGACCGACTCCACCATTACGGGGAGTTTAACCGCCAATGGCGATATCATTGTTACTAGATCGGATGTATCGGGAAATATCAAAACACCAAATAACACTTTGACGGTGACCGACTCGACTATTACGGGTAGTTTAAGTGCCAATGGCAATATTGTTGTTACTAGATCAGATGTATCGGGAAATATCACAACCCCAAATAATAGTGTGGCGATTACTGACGCCAATGTTGTTGGTAGTGTCAGTGCGAATGGTAACGTTGTTATTGACAATACCTCCGTCACCGGAAACCTTACTAGTACCAACAATCAAGTGACATTAAACAATGGTTCATATGTATTAGGTGATGTTACCGCAGGACAACCTAACTGGGGGATTGTGAACATCAATGGCGGGAGCGTTGTTGAGGGAAATTGTCTTTACAACTCAGTACCAGCGAATGCGTGTGGAGCGAGCGCCTTACCAAGTGCTGTTGCTCTCTATCATTTAGAAGAGCAAGTCTGGGATGGTAGTGCCAATGAGGTTCTCGATGCTTCCGGCAATGCTTTACATGGTCGCGCGGTGAATGGCGCGGTTACCGCGCTTGTTACGCCAGCACTGCCGACATTAAACAACTTAGGGACGTGTGGTTATGGGGTGTTTGATAAATCGTCGAACCAGTATTTGGAAATCCCAGACTCCCCACTACTTGATTTCGAGGAGACGTTGACCGTTTCTGCCTGGGTCTATCCTAAGGATTATCCCAACTCTGGCTTGATGAGTATCGTTTCGAAAGATGGCAACTATGAATTTCATTTAGACAGTTCAGGGCGAGTGTATTGGTATTGGGAAAGATCCCCTTCTGGCACTCGCTCATTAACCTCAAATGGGGCTATTCCACGAAATCAATGGTCTCATATTACAATTCGCTATGATCGAAATCTAAGCAATCAACGGCAAGCGATATTTATTAATGGGCAATTAGATAGTTCAGATAATATCTCTGGCAGTTTACGAACCAATAATCTTCCATTGCAAATAGCTCAAGATCAAAATTATCCAGGTCGAGCATTTGATGGTTTTATTGATGAAGTGCAAATTTTTTCTCAAGCGCTGAGCAATGCACAAATCCTCCAGTTATATCGGCAACGGCATCCTTGCAGCAGTGGGCCCACTTTACAATGTTTTAGCGATAGTTTTGATAGCTCACTGTCCGATCTTTGGGTGACATCGACCAGTAAAGGGAGTTTTCAGCCGGGCGTGGTCAATGGCCGTTTGCGCTTTACCCAAGCGGTTGGCAATCAATCAACGTCATCAAGCTACCAACGCCTTTTCCCTGCACGCGACAATCTTGTTGAAGTCGAGTTTGATCACTTTGCTTATGATGGTACAGGTGCTGATGGCATCGCGGTGGTACTTTCCGACGCGCGAGTCACACCGCGAGCGGGGGCTTTTGGTGGCCCGCTGGGCTATGGTTTTAAGCCCAATGAGCCGGGGTTTGCTGGTGGCTGGCTCGGGATAGGCATTGATGAGTATGGCAACTTTTCCAATGAAGGTGGGCAAGGGGATAAGCCAGGTCGTCGTCGCCAGTCGGTCGCTTTGCGCGGCTCAGGCGAAGATGAAACCGGTTATCGCTATTTGGCGGGGGCTTGTAATAACGGTACCACCAACACCAGTGGTAGCTGCTTAAGCCCAACGGTGGATAACAACAACAGTGGCGATGTCCACCGTTATAAAATTGTGGTCGACTCACGAGTGAGTAATCAGTCGCAAGTCGAAATCCTGCGCAAAGTGGGCAGTGGCAATTGGCAGACGATTGTTGGCCCGCTCAATGTGCTCGATAGCCAGTATAATCAGGCAGCGGTACCGGATGATTTTCTGTTGTCGATTACGGGCTCGACAGGGGGCTCGAACAATATCCATGAAATCGATAATTTTCAGGTGTGTGCGCTTGATTCAAGCCCGATTGATCAACAGATCGACCATTTCCGCATCATTCATACCGGACAAGGCGTCACTTGCAGCGCTGAAAGCGTCACCATCCTAGCTTGTAATAATGCCGATTGTAGCGAGCTGTTTACCGATCCTGTGCAGGCGACACTCAGCCCTGCCACGGTCAGCGGTGGAGGCGGTTGGGTAGGAGGCAACGTCATTAACTTCAGTGGCGGCTCGACCACGGTTGAGCTCAGAAAAAATCAGCCCGGCAGTATCACGTTAGGGGTGAGTGGCTCATCACCCACAACCAAGCCGTTTGCCACTACCTTATGTCAAACGGGCGGCGGTTGGTCAGCAAGTCACTGCTCGACCACCTTTGCAGACAGTGGCTTTGTCATTGATGTGCCGGATTTCATCGCCAATTCATCGGCAACAGCGACTATCACAGCGGTCAAGACCAGCGATGACTCTTTGCAATGTGTGCCTGAATTTGCCAACGTCGATAAGACGATTAAGTTTTGGAGCAGCTATATCTCGCCAGACAGCTCATCAGTGGTGGGAAGCCCGGCGGTCAGCATTAATACGGCAGATATTGGCAACAGCCAAGCGCTCGTCAGCGAAATTGAGATGAGTTTTAACGCCTCTGGCGAGGCGAGTTTTACGCTAAATTACCCTGATGCAGGCAAGATGCAGCTTAATGCCCTTTATGAAGGCAGCGGTGCTGAAAATGGTTTGTTGATGGTCGGCAGCGATCAGTTTGTCAACTTTCCCAAATATCTCCAGATCAGTGCAAGTAACAGCCAGAGTGACAACGGGCAGTGCGCCACTGCCAATACGAGCTGCGACGTGTTTGCTGCGGTGGGGGAGCGGTTTGATTTGCTTGTCACCGCGTACGGTGAAGGCGATGTAGTGACCCCCAATTATCAGCACGGCAATATGGAGCTGACGCACACTTTGGTTGCGCCTGCCTTGGGGCAAGCCGGAACTCTCAGCACCGCCAGTTATCAGCAAGTGCCGATTGTCGGCGGAACCAACACGGTTCCACAGTCGGTCAGCGAAGTGGGGGTGTTTAATTTTACCGTCACGCCTCAAGGTGCTTTTCAGGGCAGCAGTGCGTATACAATTACTGCCGCCAGCACAGGCAATATCAGCCGCTTTATTCCAGCTTATTTTGCTGTTTCACCCATGACTGTTGCGCTTGAGGCGGCATGTAGTGCTGGAGTCCAGCCCTTTACTTATCTTGGTCAATCGTTTGGTTTTAGCTCAGATCCGGGAGTGTATCTATATCCACGTTCTACCAGTGGGGGAGCGATTTTTAATTACCAGCACAGTGATTGGTGGCGTTATGACAATAGCTGGGGGAACCGTAGCTATCTCGCCAGTAATGGCCTAACAATAGAACGGGATCCAACCGCAACACCAGACATTGTTTTGGGTACGTTGGGAGCGACGGCGACCAATTACCGTAGTGTAGAACTGCGTGATGAGCAGATCCGCTACGTTAAGCCGTTTGCTCCAATGGAGCCCTTTAGTAGCGACTTTGATCTGCAACTGACAGTGGATGATCTGAAAGATCAGGATGGGGTCTGTTACCAAACCTCGGCCGATGGACCTTGTCTACCTTATGTGTTTGAAGATATTGATCAGTCTCTCGCTCAGCGTTGGGGACGCTTGCTAATCCACGACACTAACGGCCCAGAAACTAACCCGCTTTCGCAAAAAGTGGAAGCGCAGTATTTTAGCGGCGGGATCTTTCGTACTAACAGCGATGATAGTTGCAGTGATCTAGGTTCGGTAAATCATTTTACTTTCGACTCGACGGACTTTGCCGTGCTCAAAAGTGGCACGGCAACCCCGCCAGAAGTGAAAGCGACACTTGCTCCTTCGGTACTCAGTTTGGGGGTTGCGAATATTAACTTCAGCGCCCCCGGATTGCGCAATCGTGGCGTTATCAAAGCCTTACTAGATTTAGAAACGCATGGTTTACCTTGGTTGAGAACATATCACCAGCAAAGTCTGAGTTGGCAGCAGAGTGCGGTTGGGCTAGCCCAGTTTGGCTTTTACAGCGGGAGCAATCGAGTCATCTGGTGGCGAGAATCGAATTGA
- a CDS encoding PilW family protein, whose product MQRGFTLIEMVISIILLAVVGLFLGSVIRQGLSIYVDSSAREALIQQGRFVTERLSRELREAVPNSVLVANGCIEFLPITNSAIYSSLPSSLAPSTTIRLLPIEKSLSAGERLVVYPLDGEALRQAVSSAAQTAQVASDVDFTSPNDRTMVNVTLTQPTSFERQSPARRVYFYRTPVAFCYENNRIYRYADYQLDRTALQPSELGSGVLMAENLSQASFEVAEPELQRNGLIKIELTFEDRGEKVEFVHNALIYNTP is encoded by the coding sequence ATGCAACGTGGTTTTACCCTGATCGAAATGGTGATTTCCATTATCTTGCTGGCGGTGGTCGGGCTTTTTCTCGGCTCGGTGATTCGTCAAGGATTAAGCATTTATGTCGATAGCAGCGCGCGTGAAGCGCTGATTCAACAAGGGCGTTTTGTCACCGAACGCCTTAGTCGTGAGCTGCGTGAAGCGGTGCCAAACAGTGTGCTGGTTGCCAACGGCTGTATTGAGTTTTTACCTATCACCAATAGTGCAATTTACAGTAGCTTGCCTTCTTCCTTGGCGCCGTCCACGACGATCCGCCTTTTGCCAATAGAAAAAAGTCTTTCGGCTGGCGAGCGCTTAGTCGTTTATCCGCTTGATGGTGAAGCGTTGCGTCAAGCGGTCTCAAGCGCAGCGCAAACCGCGCAGGTTGCCAGTGATGTCGATTTTACCTCGCCAAACGATCGCACTATGGTCAATGTAACGTTGACCCAACCAACGAGTTTTGAGCGCCAATCGCCTGCTCGGCGCGTCTATTTTTATCGCACTCCGGTGGCTTTTTGTTATGAGAACAACCGAATCTATCGTTACGCTGATTATCAACTGGATCGCACGGCTCTACAGCCAAGCGAGCTCGGTTCGGGAGTCTTAATGGCAGAAAACCTCAGCCAAGCCAGCTTTGAGGTGGCAGAGCCCGAGTTGCAGCGCAACGGTTTAATTAAAATTGAATTAACCTTTGAAGATCGCGGTGAAAAGGTGGAGTTTGTTCATAATGCACTTATCTACAACACGCCGTAG
- a CDS encoding type II secretion system protein gives MAVKRGGGFTLVEMIIVITLIAIAITSLTAALYPRSQQSAEQVLAVKAADLGRAVLDEIVGRQFDHNSGPNGGLPECVLVATTGRTLCTDPTSLGPDTAAGENDRTLYNDVDDFHGLNGSVVDVLGDDRADEYRRYQVEVSVFYVQDNGGSFSAQAAATATHYKRIAVVIIDPQGNRYPFSAMRGNY, from the coding sequence ATGGCTGTTAAACGAGGCGGCGGTTTTACTCTAGTAGAAATGATCATCGTGATCACCTTGATTGCCATTGCCATCACCAGCCTGACGGCGGCGCTCTATCCGCGCTCGCAGCAGAGCGCTGAACAAGTGTTGGCGGTCAAAGCCGCCGATCTAGGCCGCGCGGTGCTCGATGAAATCGTCGGTCGCCAATTTGATCACAACTCTGGCCCCAATGGCGGCCTGCCGGAGTGCGTGTTAGTCGCGACCACCGGCCGCACTTTGTGCACTGATCCCACCTCACTTGGGCCTGACACTGCGGCTGGAGAAAACGACCGAACCTTGTATAACGATGTGGATGACTTTCATGGTTTGAATGGCTCGGTGGTGGATGTGCTAGGAGATGACCGAGCCGATGAATACCGTCGTTATCAGGTAGAAGTGAGCGTGTTTTATGTGCAGGACAATGGCGGCTCTTTTTCTGCGCAAGCGGCTGCCACAGCCACTCACTACAAACGTATTGCTGTGGTGATTATTGACCCGCAGGGCAATCGCTATCCGTTTAGCGCCATGCGGGGGAACTACTGA
- a CDS encoding GspH/FimT family pseudopilin — MARKPNGFTLVELIVVILLLGIISVYAASRFSGPASFSTITTQSELLASLRLVQSRAMQRSGYCNRWLLSATEAKQVSLSQLTGACDNSQFDANDASVVNAAASDVSLSLSNDAGNNYLDFDALGRAAQCQSAICTVTLSNTQNGETRQICINTQGYIYGC, encoded by the coding sequence ATGGCACGTAAACCCAATGGCTTTACTTTAGTCGAACTGATTGTGGTGATTCTGCTGCTCGGCATCATCTCGGTTTACGCTGCCAGCCGTTTTTCTGGCCCTGCTTCTTTTTCTACTATCACCACACAAAGCGAGCTGCTTGCCTCGCTGCGTTTAGTGCAAAGCCGCGCCATGCAGCGCAGCGGCTATTGCAATCGCTGGCTACTCAGCGCCACCGAAGCGAAGCAAGTCTCCCTTTCGCAACTGACGGGCGCTTGTGATAACAGCCAATTTGATGCCAATGACGCCAGTGTGGTAAATGCCGCTGCTAGCGATGTTTCGCTCAGTTTAAGCAATGATGCAGGCAATAATTACCTCGATTTTGATGCGCTTGGCCGTGCGGCGCAGTGCCAAAGCGCCATCTGCACCGTCACCTTAAGCAACACACAAAACGGTGAAACACGGCAAATTTGCATTAATACGCAAGGGTATATTTATGGCTGTTAA
- a CDS encoding type II secretion system protein, with product MKRQGGFTLIELVVVIVILGILAVTAAPRFLNLQGDARGASLQGLKGAIDGAAGIVYGKSAIRGEETVSKGATTTPRAEGVATSFGYPTAAADGIELAVTGLPGDWNVAISGGAAVLGAQYFVTFSSDTNRDAAGIVATNCYVSYSEPATSSASPITAVVDTGC from the coding sequence ATGAAAAGACAAGGCGGTTTCACCCTAATCGAATTGGTGGTGGTAATAGTTATTTTGGGTATCCTAGCAGTCACTGCAGCGCCTCGTTTTCTGAATCTTCAGGGTGACGCGCGCGGAGCATCACTGCAAGGATTAAAAGGCGCGATTGATGGTGCTGCGGGGATTGTTTATGGCAAGTCTGCTATTCGAGGCGAAGAAACTGTATCGAAAGGTGCAACAACTACTCCTAGAGCAGAGGGAGTCGCTACTAGTTTTGGCTATCCAACAGCCGCCGCTGATGGCATTGAGCTTGCTGTGACTGGATTACCTGGTGATTGGAATGTGGCTATTTCAGGCGGAGCTGCAGTTTTGGGAGCTCAATATTTTGTCACATTCTCTTCAGATACAAACAGAGATGCTGCAGGTATTGTAGCTACAAATTGTTATGTATCATACAGCGAACCTGCAACATCTAGTGCTTCGCCGATTACGGCTGTTGTTGATACTGGTTGTTAA
- a CDS encoding prepilin-type N-terminal cleavage/methylation domain-containing protein, translating into MKQKQKQSGFSLVELVVVIVVVGLLAVAALPRFLDVTDAAKKASVEGVAGGFATGVLSARAQWEALARPSVTIGGQDQNNVNYDGVDFWLTRSKDASGNDTGFRDGYPWGLAGDASSYPSALTDQMCVDLMDNLLQNPPKVGIAGSSTSSDSGFKYSASANNTDAKCTYIQLDGNTAHQFEYEVKNGRVTVTLQ; encoded by the coding sequence ATGAAACAGAAGCAGAAACAAAGCGGTTTTTCTTTAGTTGAATTGGTGGTGGTGATCGTTGTGGTCGGTTTGCTGGCGGTAGCCGCTTTACCGCGTTTTCTTGATGTCACCGATGCAGCGAAAAAAGCCAGTGTGGAAGGCGTGGCGGGCGGTTTTGCCACCGGCGTACTCTCTGCTCGCGCGCAATGGGAAGCGCTGGCGCGCCCTTCTGTCACGATAGGTGGTCAGGATCAAAACAACGTCAATTACGACGGAGTAGACTTTTGGTTAACGCGCAGTAAAGATGCCTCCGGCAATGACACTGGCTTTCGCGATGGCTACCCGTGGGGATTAGCGGGCGATGCCTCAAGCTATCCGAGTGCGCTAACCGACCAAATGTGTGTAGACTTAATGGATAATCTGTTGCAAAACCCACCGAAAGTGGGCATCGCTGGCTCAAGTACCAGCAGCGACAGCGGTTTTAAATATTCGGCATCGGCCAACAATACCGATGCCAAATGTACCTATATTCAGCTCGATGGCAACACCGCTCATCAGTTTGAATATGAAGTGAAAAATGGTCGTGTGACCGTAACGTTGCAGTAA
- a CDS encoding MSHA biogenesis protein MshF yields the protein MFKQLMLLVMWMSIVASIVAVFARVWQPVELEAYKAGTELAARRMLEVANQYKQEWLLQGKPAQIVVEGQVIPLTRYGWVPLVDEQEQFVCQRWLALHYPDGKILDSSLQAVRERWINQAYQCEFDYGFKQIIVVYQKDKIQKISADILSE from the coding sequence GTGTTTAAACAACTGATGTTGCTTGTGATGTGGATGTCGATTGTCGCGAGCATCGTGGCCGTCTTTGCTCGCGTATGGCAGCCCGTTGAGCTGGAAGCGTACAAGGCCGGGACGGAACTGGCGGCGCGGCGCATGCTGGAAGTGGCCAATCAGTATAAGCAGGAATGGCTTTTGCAGGGAAAACCAGCGCAGATTGTGGTGGAAGGTCAAGTTATTCCGCTTACGCGCTACGGCTGGGTGCCTTTAGTCGATGAGCAGGAGCAGTTTGTCTGTCAGCGTTGGCTGGCATTGCACTATCCCGATGGCAAGATTTTAGATTCATCACTGCAAGCTGTGCGTGAACGATGGATAAATCAAGCTTATCAATGTGAGTTTGATTATGGTTTTAAGCAGATAATTGTGGTTTATCAAAAAGATAAAATACAAAAAATCAGCGCCGACATTTTGTCAGAATGA